The following coding sequences lie in one Mucilaginibacter sp. KACC 22773 genomic window:
- a CDS encoding ABC transporter permease, producing MFKHLFKLIWNKKKQNFLLMSEMLFSFLVLFAVFSLLVYYYNNYKKPIGISYQNVWVVSYNNALQTKNTDSLNTYYETLRNNIKAMPEVKEISFCSDNVPFSANTWTGLAGYNNHNYSNVNMYNAEDSYLKTLNAQLLEGRWFNKSDVATKIPPVVINNELREKLFGKGEAIGKIIDESDDGKNKKRVVGVIQAIKAKGDYAAAGDAVYHRTDTGSFRSLGKIMVQVVPGANAAFEARLYKTLANYMKDSNVEIEHLVNKRKDINYFTLVPMIVLSIVGCFLVINVALGLFGVLWYNINKRRGEIGLRRAVGATGSSVSNQLIMESMILATFSLIIGSFFAVQFPLLNVFDLSAGIYLVAILFSIIFIYLLVFLCSLYPGRQAAAIYPAVALHEE from the coding sequence TATTCTCGTTCCTGGTGCTATTCGCGGTATTTAGCCTTTTGGTTTACTACTATAACAATTATAAAAAGCCAATTGGGATTAGCTACCAAAACGTATGGGTTGTTAGTTATAATAACGCCCTGCAAACAAAAAACACCGATTCGCTGAATACTTATTACGAAACATTGCGTAATAATATTAAGGCCATGCCCGAGGTAAAGGAAATCAGCTTTTGCAGCGACAACGTCCCCTTTTCGGCAAATACGTGGACAGGACTGGCTGGTTACAATAACCACAATTACAGCAACGTAAATATGTATAATGCCGAGGATAGCTATCTGAAAACTTTAAACGCACAGCTGCTGGAAGGCCGTTGGTTTAACAAAAGCGACGTGGCTACCAAAATACCACCTGTAGTTATCAATAACGAATTACGCGAGAAGCTGTTTGGTAAAGGCGAAGCGATAGGAAAAATCATTGATGAGAGCGACGACGGCAAAAACAAGAAAAGAGTAGTAGGCGTGATACAGGCCATCAAAGCCAAAGGCGATTATGCTGCTGCCGGCGATGCGGTATACCACAGAACCGACACCGGTTCTTTCAGGTCGCTTGGTAAAATCATGGTGCAGGTTGTGCCCGGGGCCAACGCCGCCTTCGAAGCCCGCCTGTACAAAACTTTAGCCAACTATATGAAAGATTCGAACGTGGAGATTGAGCACCTTGTAAACAAACGTAAGGATATTAATTATTTTACTTTAGTGCCCATGATAGTACTAAGTATTGTAGGCTGTTTTTTAGTTATTAACGTGGCGCTCGGCCTGTTTGGAGTGCTTTGGTATAACATTAACAAACGCCGGGGCGAAATTGGCTTACGGCGGGCTGTTGGCGCCACCGGTAGCTCGGTATCTAACCAGCTCATTATGGAATCAATGATACTGGCCACCTTTTCGCTCATCATCGGGTCATTTTTTGCCGTGCAGTTCCCATTGCTAAACGTGTTTGATCTTTCGGCAGGGATTTACCTGGTAGCCATCCTGTTCTCAATCATATTTATTTACCTGCTGGTATTTTTATGTTCATTATATCCGGGCAGGCAGGCTGCTGCCATTTATCCCGCCGTTGCTTTACACGAAGAATAG
- a CDS encoding sensor histidine kinase codes for MKLRTKYVLFVVTLHLVTLVLTYFIFQQNKVFFIASEVFVLISVVVSVQLYRQLINPLKLLMQGLDAIKDKDFNVKFLSTGRHEVDTLIDVYNHMMDELRTERTRQEQQHFFLEKLIYTSPTGIVILDFDDRIQQINPKALQLLAIPDDKLQGNSIYDLDHPLFAQMRLLKSGETAVVKPDGINSFKLQKSHFVDRGFSRHFIMIEDLTAEILAAEKKVYGKVIRMMAHEVNNTIGPVNSIMQSAMKTDQLWAGHEFDTLKDALQIAMDRNQNLNLFMRNFADLVKLPPANKQPVLLQKLVRSVATLMQAKANGKGVEFEFNLPDEALSIMADEQQLEQALINIVKNAIEAIEDKGLVKFALFSKERKLIIADTGKGITAEQNSNLFSPFFSTKKDGQGIGLTLTREILLNHGFEFSLKTITAGQTEFAIWF; via the coding sequence ATGAAGCTGAGGACTAAATATGTTTTATTTGTTGTAACACTGCACCTGGTAACGCTGGTGCTCACTTATTTTATTTTCCAGCAAAACAAGGTTTTCTTTATCGCATCTGAGGTATTTGTACTTATTTCTGTAGTAGTATCGGTGCAGCTTTACCGGCAACTCATAAATCCTTTAAAATTATTAATGCAGGGGCTGGATGCCATAAAAGACAAGGATTTTAACGTAAAATTTTTATCAACCGGCAGGCACGAGGTTGACACATTAATTGATGTATATAATCATATGATGGACGAGTTAAGAACAGAACGTACAAGGCAGGAACAGCAACATTTCTTTTTGGAAAAACTGATCTATACCTCACCTACCGGCATCGTTATATTAGATTTTGACGACCGGATACAACAAATAAACCCAAAAGCCCTGCAATTATTGGCTATCCCGGATGATAAGTTACAAGGCAATTCCATTTATGACCTTGACCATCCCCTGTTTGCGCAGATGAGATTACTTAAATCAGGCGAAACTGCAGTGGTAAAGCCGGACGGTATAAATTCGTTCAAGCTCCAGAAATCGCATTTTGTTGACCGGGGGTTTTCGCGTCATTTTATTATGATAGAGGATTTAACTGCCGAGATTCTGGCGGCCGAGAAAAAGGTTTACGGCAAGGTTATCCGTATGATGGCACATGAAGTGAACAATACCATCGGGCCGGTAAATTCCATTATGCAATCGGCCATGAAAACCGACCAGCTATGGGCCGGGCATGAGTTTGATACCCTTAAGGATGCCTTACAGATAGCCATGGACCGCAACCAAAACCTCAACCTGTTTATGCGCAACTTTGCCGATCTGGTGAAACTCCCGCCTGCCAATAAACAACCTGTTTTACTTCAAAAGCTTGTTCGGTCGGTAGCCACCCTTATGCAGGCAAAAGCCAATGGAAAAGGCGTTGAATTTGAATTTAACCTGCCCGATGAAGCCTTAAGCATCATGGCCGATGAGCAACAACTGGAGCAGGCGCTCATAAACATTGTTAAAAATGCCATTGAAGCTATTGAAGATAAAGGGCTGGTAAAATTCGCGCTCTTCTCCAAAGAACGGAAACTCATCATTGCCGATACGGGCAAAGGCATCACTGCCGAACAAAACAGCAACCTGTTTTCGCCCTTCTTCAGCACCAAAAAAGATGGACAAGGTATAGGGCTTACCTTAACACGCGAGATACTCCTAAACCATGGTTTTGAATTTAGTTTAAAAACCATAACCGCGGGGCAAACCGAGTTTGCCATTTGGTTTTAG
- a CDS encoding sigma-54-dependent transcriptional regulator translates to MILVIDDDIAVRTSLLLLLKSEGYDAVSAEEPAGAIKIIKKKSPELIILDLNFSIDTSGREGMNLLENIKQLNSAIPVILITGWGSIQLAVQGMKLGANDFINKPWNNEHLIQTVKTLLDLRDKKTEHHTRKQLDKTYNFQSIIGQDPQMLDILETIGRVATTDASILIMGESGTGKELIAEAIHQNSLRRNKPFIKVNLGGISTSLFESEMFGHIRGAFTDARFDRIGRFEMAHKGTIFLDEIGDLDASSQVKLLRVLQDRTYEMLGSSRTKTLDTRVVCATNKNLNEMVSRGTFREDLLYRINLITVYLPALRERPKDIPLLVDFFINNLKDIYNRPQLSVSAAAMKWLQQLPLPGNIRQLKNLVERSILVSRKDELGIDDFRSQLELSPVKKGNMQLPGVGTLTLEEVEVEMIKRAMDHHKNKISRAAAALGLTRSALYRRLDKYQIPYDEAED, encoded by the coding sequence ATGATACTGGTTATTGATGATGATATTGCCGTACGCACCTCGCTTTTGCTGTTACTCAAAAGCGAGGGCTATGATGCTGTGAGCGCCGAAGAGCCCGCCGGGGCCATAAAGATCATAAAGAAAAAAAGTCCTGAACTGATTATTCTCGACCTTAATTTTTCGATTGATACATCGGGCCGTGAAGGGATGAACCTGCTTGAAAACATAAAGCAGCTTAACAGCGCTATCCCGGTAATATTAATTACAGGATGGGGCAGCATCCAGCTTGCCGTACAAGGTATGAAGCTGGGTGCCAACGACTTTATAAACAAACCCTGGAATAACGAACACCTTATACAAACAGTTAAAACACTGTTAGATTTAAGGGATAAAAAAACAGAACACCATACCCGTAAGCAATTAGATAAAACCTACAATTTTCAAAGCATTATTGGCCAGGACCCTCAAATGCTGGATATCCTGGAAACCATAGGCCGTGTGGCAACCACGGACGCATCGATACTGATTATGGGCGAAAGCGGTACCGGCAAAGAGCTGATAGCCGAGGCCATCCACCAAAACAGCCTGCGCCGCAATAAACCATTTATCAAAGTTAATTTGGGCGGTATCTCTACTTCGCTTTTTGAAAGTGAAATGTTTGGCCATATCCGCGGGGCTTTTACCGATGCCCGTTTTGATCGGATTGGCCGTTTTGAAATGGCACACAAGGGTACCATATTTTTAGATGAAATTGGCGACCTTGATGCCAGCAGCCAGGTGAAGCTGTTAAGGGTATTACAGGACCGTACTTACGAAATGCTGGGCAGCAGCCGTACCAAAACATTAGATACCCGGGTGGTTTGTGCCACCAATAAAAACCTTAACGAAATGGTATCACGCGGTACTTTTCGTGAGGATTTGTTATACCGCATTAACCTGATCACCGTTTACCTGCCCGCCCTGCGCGAACGGCCCAAGGATATACCTTTACTGGTCGATTTTTTTATCAATAACCTAAAGGATATCTACAACCGGCCCCAATTATCGGTATCTGCCGCCGCCATGAAGTGGCTGCAGCAACTGCCATTGCCCGGCAATATCAGGCAGCTTAAAAACCTGGTAGAGCGATCAATACTGGTAAGCCGGAAAGATGAATTGGGGATTGATGATTTCCGGTCGCAGTTAGAATTATCGCCGGTAAAAAAAGGAAACATGCAATTACCCGGCGTAGGTACCCTAACTTTGGAAGAAGTGGAGGTTGAAATGATAAAACGTGCCATGGACCACCACAAAAACAAAATAAGCCGGGCGGCGGCGGCCCTTGGGCTCACCCGGAGTGCGCTTTACCGCAGGCTTGACAAATACCAGATACCATACGATGAAGCTGAGGACTAA